Part of the Vigna unguiculata cultivar IT97K-499-35 chromosome 3, ASM411807v1, whole genome shotgun sequence genome, GTTACTGTTAATCACATttatttgagataaaaaaaaaaaaaaaaaccttcatAGATCGATGAACATCATCAACTCCAGTGTCCATAATTGGACAAAGAAATTTTACTTAAACAACAAGCCTCATGGATCGGCTGACATGTGTGTACACAGTTTTATAGCGATTCCTCAGGAACACAACTTTCAAATAAGTTAGTTCCTAATATGCATATTAACTGTAATTTCGTATCTTGTTGGACGACAGGAGTTGAGTTGGAAGAGACAAGTACAGAGTAATAAGAACAACCCTAGCTCGTGTAATAATTCATTTTCAATAATCTATCAAAAATGACAAAAACCTGCAAATATATTATCCATTGTAAAAGCTAATcaatctattttgaaatttcGGAAACGAGTATACGTGAAATGATTTCATGGAGTTGACAACTAACCACACTGCAAATCGGTATATAGCTCCAAACTAGATATTATACAATATTATATTCCTTCGTCCCTGCTGACCCAATgccagcttgtacaattttcaTCCAAACCTCACTCACATCATCACGTGGGCCTCCAAATAAGCCTAATtattttaaacctaaaaattcaAACACACTCTCCGATCTCACCCTATAAAACCCCATTCATTCCTCTCCAATCTCACACACCAAACCAAACCACAGTGTTGTAAGAGTGAAGAACTTGTAACAGCAGTGTGAAATGGCTTCAAAGGTTGCTCTTGTGTTGTGTCTGAACATCTTGTTTTTCAGTGTGGTAAGCTGCACATACGTGCCATGCAACCCACCACCGAAAGCTCCGAAACACCCACCATACACACCTGTGCCAAAGCCACCTTCCACAAACTATGGGACTTGCCCTGCAGACACCCTTAAGTTTGGTGTGTGCGCTGATGTGTTGGGTTTGATCGGCGTGCAGCTTGGGAAGCCACCAAAGACGCCGTGCTGCGAACTCATCCACGGCCTCGCCGATCTTGAAGCCGCCGTCTGTCTCTGCACCGCTCTCAAAGCTAACATCTTGGGCATCAACCTCAATGTTCCCGTCAAGTTGAACTTGCTCCTCAACTACTGCGGAAAGAAAACTCCTAAGGGTTTCCTCTGCAATTAAACAAACACTTTCATAAACTTAATCACCATGTCCTAAGCTTTTCTGTTTTGCTATATTCGTTATTCATCACTATTCTGTGTACTTAGTGTTCCCTCTCTGCTGCTATTGCCATTTACCTAACGAACACTTCGTTCGTACTACTGGTTTTGGCTATTATTATCCTTGTCATGGTTTAAAACTGAAAGACTCCTCCCTGGGTCTTTTTGTTAGCCTCAATAGTTGTTTGTATTCTAAGTGCTATTTCTACCAATAAAATTTCTACATTTAAGCTTATAAGATTAAGTATTCCTctatcgtttttttttttcttttcatatatacAAAAGAAAGAGACGGCGCGTGGTTTTGTTGTTCTTAATTTAAtcgtctttttcttttctaaaccgACTGCATATAGAAAGATTGAGATGGGAGCTTTTCAATAATCTTTCGCATAAAAAGAGAGCAAAAGAGTACAGAAGGAAAAGAACAAAGTAGAAGATTTTCACTTTCTTTCACCTGTGAAATTATTATGGCAAATGATATGACGGAACTGATTTGCCACTTTAGTGTTTCAAGTAGGTAAATTATGGATTATAAAAGCTGAATAAGTTTTTCTAACCTTTGTGTTGGAACATGATTGAGACTCTTGGTGGGCAAGCTCAATCATAATTGATTTATGTTTTggaattttgtttctaaaattgtCATTTGCCACAACCTGCTTCACCTTGTTATGTATGTGTATATTCATCACATCCCGACATATTACACGTATAACAATTATGAGAGTTTATAATATTTACAGTCGCAGTAAGTATACTACTTTATGAGTAATGTATACGTTTCAAAATGGAAATATTCGTTGAAAATAAGGGCATCTTTTCCTTCAGAAAATAAGCGCGGAAGATCCTAGGAGAAAGAATTTTTGTCCTATACTATACCTTGTAAATAATTGGATGAAATATTGTAAATGTTCCAATAAAGTCCCATCGAATTTGTTATTGAAGGGAGGAAAATATAATGGTTGCAagatttaatgtttaattatgatTGAAGTACGAGGGAgtcaattgataaaataattatacataatattaaaaactaaaggTATAACATGATTTTCTACATTCTTAACATTTAAAGTTCGAACAAAAAGTTCAAATATAACTTTCATAACTCTCAAAGTTTTTTAACCATAAATATCAcaattattaacattaacatTTAGAATAAGATAGAAAAATGACAAGTGCCGATTTTGTCCTTTTAAGAAAAAGTCAATTTGATGCTGTATTAATCACTTTTCATGAATCCGTATtgtgaacatttttttaatggtttaactagtttttttgcatagtattttttttttgggcgGTTTTCTTAAATTGATTCTatggtttatttttgtttttagttcgACCAATtggtttttcaaaaatattgttttgatgctattttattattttaaagataaattaaacaaattaagtaTTGAGTGTAGATGGCCAACGGATTGgaacattcaagtgttccttattgtatatattattttttattgataaaagaaataaagtattCAATGTAGATAGTACCCGTTATTCTTCTCataaatttacaataattcaCCATAATTTCACTATAATAGCCATTCAATTACTATACTGTTGAATGTTTTTccaatataacttttataaccAACTTTCGTGAGAAGTGCCTAAATGTGTGGAGAAGACacgtaaataatttttttatcagcgAAAAACTTACTGCTGTTTCGGCTTTCTCGACAAAAACATTCAACAATATAGTAATTGAATGGTTATTATAGTGAACTTAAGGtgaattattgtatatttatgaGAAGAACAATGGGTACAATCAACATTGAATGtttataagaatatatatatatatatatatatatatatatataggtttaattatatttaagtttctGAAAAACTTTGACAACTTTGGCTTGAGTCTTcgatatttttttgttgtccattaagtactaaaaaaaattcttttttaaattgaagttCTTGTGATTGACTTTTTCTGTTAATggaaaaatgtaattattatctAGTCATGTCATCTTGTTATCCTGTCATTACATgtcattttatgattttattattttgaaatcttataatttatgattttataattgttcaattttatatttttattattttaatttaaaattgtataattataaaattatgattttattatttgaattatatcataattttatactttataaaatcataataattattttttgaaaaattcttATAAACTTATACTTCTATTGGAATTTTTCGATTTATCTGACatatgagaaaatataattaacatgtTTAAGTTTTCAAAgaatatttctaaaaaataaggATTTTAAAAGCATACATTTAGGTTAGTCTCTAATTTAGTGATTATAAGAAACTCCTGGTAGCACGTAAACCTAAAGTTTAAATTTCTAGTTAAAATAAAACtcttaattcataaaaatatcatgtagttaataaatttttcaataaaattaatacattacTTCTTATACACATAAAATTCATACAAACTTTCTcacataatacttttatttaactaaataGATTTAGTTGTTCTTGAGAGAGAGAAAATCTTGCATTAAACCCTtggacaattataattttattattttaatttaaaattgtataattataaaataattttggtttaatcaCACGGAAGGTCCCCGTTTTCGTTACAAAATCTACAATTGGGTCCTCAACTTCAAAGTTATCTTAATTGGgtcatattttttgaaaatttgttccaatttggtccttttcgtTAAAGTATCATTGACAACGTTAAgtgtgtgccacgtgtcaactcgtggtttttttaattttttttcttgaaaaaacagctaacacgtgtcaaattaagGTTTTGCCATGTGTCAGCTTGTgattttttaaccttttttaatttttttttaatttttttaatttttaaattaaaaaaaatgccacgtgtcaaaatatGATTCTGTCATGAGTCAATTAATTATGTGAAAAATTTCGATTTGACAAGTAACATTACAATATAAGAACCATGTGAGTCATTTAATAGCCGCATCACcatattaatagaaaaagttaagtgtgaaaatttaattgaaaaaactaaattttattgaGTATTATCGAGaatttataacataattaatatatatatatatatataatccatGAACTCAAAATGAATAAGAAAAATCTGGACAACGTAATTGTTAtgtaaatagagaaaaataaggaaaagaaaGTTAGTTTGGTGAAAAAAGAAGTTGGAGGAAAGAGTATTCGGTAGTATTCCTGAATTCCTTTACtaagaaaaaagttaatatataaattaataaagatgTTCGTAGGTTAGATTGGGTAAAATATGGGCATGAATGTTTCcaaatcaaaaagaaaataccGAGTTGAGTTAGAATTttgcatattttattttatcttaaaatctAATCCAATCTAACTCACTCTTAGATAAATTAGATTGGGTTGAGTTCATTGGATCactattttgaaaacttttttctCAAAAGttgtaattttcaaataataacctaattaaaaaataacataatattgACAAAAGTTAATTCATTGCTTCAAGTCAAGAATTCAAGTCATTACTAATTTGTTCATATATACTAAATCAAACACAACCCAATTTTTCTTTGACAAAAGTATCGAATTATTAAAAGGCATAATCATTTGGTTCATATGTTGAATAAAGACTATGAGCGACGAAAGAAAGTACAGTGTTACTTCACTTTTTTGTAGCTGAAAAGTTTGGGCCATAATATCTGTAATGTTATTAGTATAAATATTGATATAGATAtagaaagtaattaatttatacgacaaaaataattaattactatattaacaaatttagatatcaatttataaattaaaagttattgataattaaaatagttttttaataagTTATAGTAAATTGGATTTTATTAGTCATGAACATTAGTTATCAAGACTTTAGTTACTaataaaatttgtctttaaatttgtttttaaattggtcactaatgaaacaaatttagagatcaatttttttagtagataaaatcttggtaactaatgttagtgaacaatttaaaaactaattcaatataataattaatttaaagaccaattttgaaattattttagttaccaataataaattagtcactatagtgactaattattttgtatccttaaaattagtcactaataaaatattttattggaaTGGTTAGAGTTGAAATTGGAAAATAGACAATAAACTTAATTGAAAAAGATTGTTAACAAATGAACATCACATCTTTTTCCTCCTATGTATATGAGTTGAAAGGATCTAATCGttcttatttaatatatttgttctcactaaaaaaagtaaaataacttaaattaagtttgtttgagttgaattgaaattaattcCATGATAAATTCAACTcaatctaattaaattaaattgaattggGTCGAAGTGAATTATCCTGTGGGTAACTCGATCCAATGAACATTTCTATTAAGTAATATTAGagataaaataactttaattgtaatttgaatttttacattttacaaaataataactttttgaattcttaattattttagcGCAAGGTAATTCTTTAATTCTTAATCCTTCGTAagtttcttcaattttcaattcaacatatatttttgttactttAAATCTGACAAGATATTAGTAAAAATAAGATACATACATAATTATCGTAACATTTTCATCAGATTTAGAATAAGGCTGAATTATAGTTTAAGTTTCTCGGTCTCTAATAAATTTGAGAACTTTCAATTGACTtcctattaaattttgatggtCTATTGAattcttaaagttttaaaaaattttaattgagtcCATACAATtacatatgaaaattttcaattgagtctatatatttaaacatgACAATTCACTTTGTAATGTGACATTTATTTTGCAATGTTACCCTCCATTAATGTCGCTATATAATATCTTGTTATAAAAGACTTGATGACCGAGAAATCTTTCcccataaaaatatttaaggtgTTTTCCTTCATAAATGTTGTCACATAATATTTCGGTGCAAAAGACCCTAATGATGACACCTTTCCCAAACATTTATGGTATTTaacaaaagttgtttttaaatttaattaaatttataaaattaaaagtaaaaataaaaaaatatataaaacatataactctaaatgatgaaaattaaataataaaattaaaaatatataaaattacaaaaatcaacaaattataaaattataaaaatatataatttgataatagtgaaattataaaatgtacaaatatgaaattataaaattataaaactagttaccaaattataaacagaaattgtgaaattgtaaaattaggtgaaaatacaaaattatcaaattgtaaattttttaattttattaattttctagttttatatttcataattttttaatttataattttatagttttataattttatagttgtataattttataatttaatagttgtataattttatagttttataattttataattttataattttataattttaaagttttataattttataatttttatttttttcttaatttttttgtaatttttattgttttaattttatgattttataaaatttttgatataaattacaatttataattttataatttcataatttaacaGTTTTTAACTagttctataattatataattttataattttaaatt contains:
- the LOC114175593 gene encoding 14 kDa proline-rich protein DC2.15-like, with the translated sequence MASKVALVLCLNILFFSVVSCTYVPCNPPPKAPKHPPYTPVPKPPSTNYGTCPADTLKFGVCADVLGLIGVQLGKPPKTPCCELIHGLADLEAAVCLCTALKANILGINLNVPVKLNLLLNYCGKKTPKGFLCN